One Oryza glaberrima chromosome 11, OglaRS2, whole genome shotgun sequence genomic region harbors:
- the LOC127754074 gene encoding uncharacterized protein LOC127754074, whose amino-acid sequence MGGREWKKGAAPVGKGRLGRWLLGLGGVARGGTTALGAWRGGTAGVREPGTTATAEKRRWRHEEETASALSAGLCPAELRPASVVEGGRWRSGRRQEEAVSVVGDLVTAFIPAR is encoded by the coding sequence ATGGGGGGAAGAGAGTGGAAAAAGGGAGCAGCGCCGGTGGGGAAAGGGAGGCTGGGGCGCTGGCTGCTCGGGCTGGGCGGCGTGGCAAGAGGCGGCACGACGGCGCTcggcgcttggcgcggcggcacggccggCGTCCGGGAGCCAGggacaacggcgacggcggagaagaggaggtggCGGCATGAGGAGGAGACTGCCTCGGCGCTGTCGGCGGGGCTGTGCCCGGCTGAGCTCCGGCCGGCCAGCGTGGTGGAGGGAGGGCGGTGGAGATCAGGGAGACGGCAAGAGGAGGCCGTGTCCGTGGTCGGCGACCTGGTGACGGCGTTCATCCCGGCACGGTGA